In a genomic window of Callithrix jacchus isolate 240 chromosome 22, calJac240_pri, whole genome shotgun sequence:
- the LOC144580796 gene encoding uncharacterized protein LOC144580796, with the protein MEKEAHQKEADVQETTLQRMRHFWPKTHTSSRIGAHSPSNVFQRLQPKQEWSTICLDNAHALIVSWWWHHRDCHGCPEMSPCHFPKHSLLRQHVRLRAKASPHQNVDRIVSGGHDSQRVDQKAETSGRMWKSSEGSQPQACTNGLQVWTLGRFLTQTEFFLNAHLL; encoded by the exons atggagaaagaggctCACCAAAAAGAGGCAGACGTGCAAGAAACCACCCTCCAGCGAATGAGGCACTTCTGGCCGAAGACACACACGAGCAGTCGCATTGGAGCACACAGCCCCAGCAATGTTTTTCAGAGGCTGCAGCCCAAACAAGAGTGGAGCACCATCTGCCTTGACAATGCACATGCACTAATTGTGAGCTGGTGGTGGCATCATAGAGACTGCCATGGCTGCCCAGAGATGAGTCCTTGCCACTTCCCCAAGCACAGCCTTCTGCGTCAGCATGTCAGACTCCGGGCTAAGGCCAGTCCTCACCAGAATGTGGACAGAATAGTCTCTGGAGGCCACGATTCACAGAGGGTTGACCAGAAGGCAGAAACTTCAGGAAGAATGTGGAAAAGCAGTGAAGGATCCCAGCCTCAGGCCTGCACAAATGGTTTGCAG GTGTGGACACTGGGAAG gtttttgactcagactgaattttttttaaatgcacaccTTTTATAA